The Labeo rohita strain BAU-BD-2019 unplaced genomic scaffold, IGBB_LRoh.1.0 scaffold_1095, whole genome shotgun sequence genome contains the following window.
CTCTACGGTTCATAAAGCCACTGGTGACTCTCAGGTCGTCATCACATCTGCTGATGATCTGAATTACGCCATGGTGAATTTCCAGAAGAAAGCGGACTGTCCTGACAGTGTCAGTTTGAGGAATAATCAGGATTACAGTGAATATGCTGCTGTCAATCATCACACTGCCTGACAAGCCACAGCAGAGAATGTCAATGAGCTGAATACTTTGTTTTAGTGTGTCCACTAGATGTCACTGTCAATTTCTAGTctctgaataaatgtttttgttgaaatctcTCAAATAATGCTTTAAAGACAAAGTTGTATTCTACTGTCCATGAGTCTTGCATTTTCATATGAACATATATTACCATCACTTCTCTATttattatctctctctctctatcagAGGATGTGGGCGTCTCTGTCACATTCAgcagttcattttaaacatgtaACCAGGAAAGAAACACTCAGAGCTCATCTGAACACACATTGAGAGCTTCAGAAGAACTGAATCTACTAACAACAATAATTCAATAAGAGAGAAGAATGAAGATCATCTGGATTTTCACTCTGCTGATGATTCCTGGTAAGAATCTGAACACAGTAAATGACTAAAAACAGCACAGAGAGTTAAACTACAGTTTGTGTTGTTGAATTGACTGAAaaactttaaatgcaatttaaatgttcaTCTCTATTCAGTCTCATGAATATATCAGTGTAGTATTAAGATACTGTTTTGTTGTAGGTGTTGTGAGCTCCAGCAGTTGGACAGGATATTCAAGAGGTGAAGCCTCCTACTCATGCAGCTATGTTAGTTGGTATACAGCAaatgaaaagtatttttgtagagGACAATGGTCAGAGTGCACAGATAAAATCAggacaaatattaaaaacaaatgggTTCATTCTGGAAGATTCTCTCTGCATGACGACACAAGAGCAGCAGTTTTCACTGTGAAAATCAGAGATCTGAGTGAACAGGATTCTGACATCTACTACTTTGGAATTGATATGTATGCAATAGCAGATTCCTACTGTGAAGTGAATCTGAACGTTATAACAGGTGAGTAACCCATGATGATCTCGACAGCATCACTCAACATTGACTTTAATTACTAGTTCACACATGTAACCCCTAACATATAATTAATAACTTCTAAATAACGAAGTAAcatcattttttgtaatatttatattcataagtgcactcaaaaaaatgaactttcacTGTCGTTAGTTTCACTCTATACATCCATGTTcacattacttaaaaaaatgcatgtaacgTCATGGACTTAATATAACTGagtggtttctacaaaaatctAACATTGTTAGATTTACTTAAGAAGTGTTTGTTTGGTCAACTTAACAACGCTGAGTGAAACGCACAAATTAGTAAAACGATGTAGGATGGACCTTTAGGTGCACTGTAGCTGCAACAGAACACAGCCAAACCACATTGAGGAAAAGATGCGGGTGACTCTGCTCGTCAGGTATGAATTAACTTCTTTACCATCCTGATAAATACTGCTCGAAAAAGTGATTTAGGTCTGCACAAAGggtttttattaaagttatcAGTTTATTTTGGTGCTTGGCAATGCTAATCTGTTGCATACAGGCTACATTTTCATTCTCTAGTATGTTTCCATTTTAGGCAGTTATGCTAACTCATGTTTCTCTCTCAAAACAAGCATGTGGCAATGTAAGGACTGCAAAATAACAGTGTCAACTAGATGGCAATTTTTAAGCACTATAATGTTAGATTAACACATGGCAAATTTGGTCACAGTAATTGTTTCCCATGCACTTATAACATGGAATGTACTACGGAGTTTTCTTAATCGTTTATATGCTAAGAAAACTGCTTACAATGTTCTGTTTAGTTGTTCAAGCCCATGTGGAGGTAGCAGagctctcagagcagttctggagattttgttcatgcattttttttttatggcagacgctgaaatcaccgcgAGCGTCACGTGCGCGTGTGTGTAGTAAAGGAAAACGCGGctgcaccattcattcataaagagacacgcagaacaggCAGGATTCATACTTAAATGGTAGTTTGCGGCgttatttacagatactagtctaTATCGCGATTTGTTTGAAGTGTAATGACcggcttttgattaattcattaaaactttgacaaattTCGTGACTTCCTTGAAAATCATAcggcgatttttttttttttttctcaaatatttcgATAGTTAAAAACAGATGAAATGAGATTGACTCTCAGggtgttgttttcttttacagatgtTTCTAGCATCTCACTGACCTCGTCTCCTGCACAGATTAAAGCTCCTGGTCAGTCGGTGAGGTTGTCCTGTCAGATCTCTGGATATGCCCTCACAGATTATGGAACAGCTTGGTTTAGGCAGACTCCTGGAAAAACCAAGGAGTGGATCGGGGTCATATGGGGCAGAGGATCAATAGACTTTGGGAATTCCTTCAGGAGTCGCTTCACTATTTGGAGAGACACGGGCCGAAATGAGCTGTACTTAGACATTAGCAGCCTGCAGACTGAAGACACAGCTGTTTATTTCTGTGCAAGGACACACCACAgtgattcagttcagtgtgaGAAACTGACAAAAACAGACCTGCAGTTCATCAACACAGTTAGAAACACACAATACATGACCTGCTTCATGTTCAGGATCATATTCAGACACATTACCACATACTAAGTGAAGTAGGCGTATtatgatattttacattattatttccTAAAAAGAAGTGCACTGTGTACAGTTAAATTTAATGGACaattgaaaaacattaaataacttGATTTTCACTTCACACATGCATAGTAGTGTCCTCTTCAATTAGGGAAAATGTAAAGTATGTACAGTTAAGATATCAAACAAAGCCTATTTTAGGGGCAAGGATTTCACTTACGGTCAGCGTTTTGATCGGTgtcttgtttactttttattgcCCCTCCCTTGCTATCTCTATGAGCGTATACGtgttctctctctcgctctctctccgtttttttttttttcccttttaggTGGATGCACCTGTTGGTTGATGAGAGACTAATTAAGGAGATACTACTTAAAAGACGccaaccctgctgaaaaaaccagcttaaaccagcttaagctggtcaagctggtttaagctggtctcccaggctggtcatagctggtttatcaagctggttttagaggggttttggccactttttttagctggtcaagctggttttagctggtcagcctggctggtcttagctggttttagctggtcagccaggctggtcttagctggtttaagctggtcaggctggtcttagctggtttaaccATTACCTTTGAATGAACTCTAAATCTCCGTCTGTCTCCTCCTGGTAAGTGAATATATGCACCGTTCAGAGTTTATGTGACAGTTTTCATCCTCCGTGAGCGGGATGACCGTGAGTTGCGAgacataggtttcatagacaattggacaagtttttggggcagacctgacctgttgaaaagagatggtcttcatccctccaggggtggtgctgctcttctgtctagtaatatggcatatagtcttagagtttgcacttgactaactggggcccaggtcaggaagcagacagactggctaatccgaccgtctgctagccgcctcacgtcaccaaaatcaattaattctcagcacatagagaccctttcacctagatatcatgctttagagactgtgtctgttccccgagctagacaatacaaaagacgtccaaaccaattcaagagtaacaatctaatcaacgttcaacaaattaaaaatttacataatacagagaaacaaatgataaaacttggccttttgaattAGGGATGGCGAAAACTAAAAACTTTCTTGACCGACCACCGAGCCTCATTAGCCGGTTGAAACCGGTTAAccgattagtttaaaatatggtacgctatttgaaataacagccATTTCGAGCCGCGCCTGCAATTTCGCAACTCTGTCGCATCTCTCTGCCGCTCTGCctcccgcacacacacacactgccactcacgtcacttttttaaaatcccctACAGCGCGAAACATGAGTCCCGCAAACGCGGCGCCGAAGAGCTTGTTGTATGTAATCGTAGAACAAATGGCTCCTTAGTTTCAAATGGTTTGGGTACAAGGTGATCGCTTTGAAAATAAAGGCATTTGTCTAGGTTAGAAGCTCATTTGAAACATTGCCACggctcatttaagaaaatgacagctccGAAGAGACGCCGCTCTAACCTTGAGTGTTTTAGCCTGTTGCCTTTACTTTTCGCAAACCTTGTGAGCGCGCGAACCCAAACGCTGTGACCTCgcgccaaatgtttttattggtttattaagtACAAACAGGCGAGTTATGAAAAATTGAGTGTGAGGGATAATTTGTTCACTTAACACAAAAAGATGAGGAATGAGATGGCTAACTGTAGTAGCGTATAGTCCACTGTCTATAATAGCCTAATTtagatatcactttttttttaaccgactACCGACAACTTTGACCGGTTAACGTTGATACGGTCAACCACCGGTCAAACGGTCATCGGTTAACATCCCtattttgaatatcaggtccctctccacaaaagcactttttgtaaatgatatgatcattgatcataacctagatgtgctatgtttgacagaaacctggctaaaatcagatgattacattatcttaaacgagtctacccctcatgattactgttataaacatgagccacgtctaaaaggtaaagggggaggtgtttctacaatttatagcaatatttttagtgtttcacagagagcggatttcaagtataactcgtttgaagtaatggtgcttcatataacattatccagagaaacaagtgttaatgataaatcccccatgacatttgtacttgctactgtatacaggccaccagggcaccatacagattttcttaaagaattcgctgattttatatctgagctggtgttggctacagataaggtcttaatagtaggtgactttaacatccatgttgatatcGAAAATGATGCactggcagctgcatttacagatattttaaattatattggagttagacaacacgtgtcaggtcccactcattgtcgaaatcatactctagacttaatactgtcacatggaattgatgtcaatgccgttgagattctgcagcaaagtgatgatatctctgatcattatctagtctcgtgtattctccagatgactaaaactgtaaattcaactccttattacaagtatggtagaaccatcacttctactacaaaagattgctttctaagtaatcttcctgacttatctgaattcctcagcatgtccaatagctcagaaaaacttgatgacgtaacagaaactattgactctctcttttccaggactctagatacggtcgctcctctgcgcctaaggaagattaaggaaaatagtccgaccccgtggtataacgagcacactcgtgccctaaagagagcagcccggaaaatggagcgcagctggaggaaaacaaaattagaggtttttcgtactgcctggtgggaatgtaccctatcgtatagaaaagcgttaaaattggcaagatctgattacttttcaactcttttagaagaaaacaaacataaccctaggtatttattcaatacagtggctaagttaacaaaaaataaagaaccaacaggcactgactatgcccatcagcatagcagtaatgactttatgaactactttacttctaagatcgatacagttagagacaaaattgtcactatgcagccgtcaattacagtgtcgcatcagataTAGATATAGCaatatagatctcctggggaacaattcaactcattctctactatagctcaggaagaattgtataaacttgttaaatcatctaaaccaacaacttgtatgctagaccctattccatctaggctactaaaaggcttgcttccagatctcatagatcctctgttaaatattattaattcatcactgtcattaggatatgtccccaaaaccttcaaactggctgctattaagcctctaattaaaaaaccacaacttgaccccaacgaattaactaattacagacctatctcgaatctcccatttctatcaaagatattagaaaaggttgtatcctcacaactatcttccttcctacagaaatatgatatctgtgaggattttcagtcaggttttagaccgtaccatagtactgagactgctcttattagagttacaaatgatctactcttgtcatccgatcgtggttgtatctctctgttagtgctattggatcttagtgctgcgtttgatactgttgatcACAatattctcttgaatagacttgagaattatgttggcattagtggtagtgcattggcatggttcaaatcgtatctatctgaccgccatcaattcgtggcagtaaatgaagaggtatcatatcgatcacaagtgcagtatggagtaccgcaaggctcagtactagggccattactctttacgctttacatgttacccttgggtgatatcatcagaaaatatggtgttagctttcactgctacgctgatgatacccagctctatatttctttgcggcccggcgaaacgtaccaatttgaaaaactaatggattgtgtagttgagttaaaaaattggatgacaagtaatttcttactgctaaattctgaaaaaacagaggtgttaattattgggcttaaaacctcagcgtgtaataacctacaacactgtctaatacttgatggctgttctgtcaattcttcgtcatcagttaggaacctaggtgtgctatttgatggtaatctttcctttgaaaaccacatctctagtatttgcaaaactgcatttttccatctcaaaaatatatctaaactacgacctatgctatcaatgtcaaatgctgaaacattaattcatgcatttatgacctcacggttagattactgtaatgctttattgggtggttgttctgctcgcttaataaacaaactccagctggtccaaaatgcagcagctagagttcttactagaaccaaaaagtatgatcatattagcccggttctgtcaacactgcactggctccctattaaacattgtatagattttaaaatcttgctaattacttacaaagccctgaatggtttagcacctcagtacctgagcgagctcctatcacattatagtccctcacatccgctgcgttctcaaaactctagcaatttgataataccgagaatatcaaaatcaaccgcgggcgggagatcattttcttatctagcgcccaaactctggaacaatctaccctacaatgttcaggacacagacacactctgtcagtttaaatctagattaaagacccatctctttaaccttgcttacacataacaaatcaacatattcctataattcaaatccgttaaaggattgttaggctgcactaattaggtcaactggaaccgggaacacttcccataacacccgatgtactcagtacatcgtaagaagaatggcatgaCGTTCCCGTGAATCACAACTATTGTCGATGAAGCGTGTAATTATTACCGTAGGAACCCAGAGATTTTCCGCCTATAGCCGATATGAGGCCGGGGAATGTGTGAAATCCTCCCGCGACCGAGCTGCTTAAACCCGGCACAAGTCTCCCTCACACCCCGCGGACGGAGGATTCGTTAATTACCGTGAATGTAGACACCTTAATACACTACTGCAGTTACCAAACATgacaaattaaaagtgaaataaatcactTACCGCAGTTGTGAATCGTACTTATTGCTGATCCCGAATGTGACCGTTGAAGAAAATCCCGCCTCTgtagatttaaaatttacagcaaTATGCTGTACGTTGGTTTGACGCAATGCTTTAAGCACTTCTtgttaaagatgtttttttttttctcctagtgttttttaattgcagGTGATTGTTATCTATAATATAAAGActgtgtttgtttaatttatattttgtgtaaaaatctaATACCAAAACactccttaaaaataaaacagctgactaTATTTGGTCATACAACTATGGTGAATGCATTTCTTCAGACAATAATTTAATCTGATTTAAGttctatgctgattttttgagtgctagcttgattttatgctatactttatactacaatttatttaagactcttctcagatatattatcattaacaactagaataATTTAAGAGGTATCATCTAACCTACCTGATTATGATACTAAACTTACCTTGAATTGAATCTTGTCAGTAAGTGAAACAAACTGATTCATTTGTAATTAGGTCAAATGGACACCAGCTTGGTCAGACTGGGAGACCAACTAAAACCTTTATGGAGCACATGAGATGCAGATAAAGTGAGATCTTGACCCTTAAGAAACTTAAATTAATGCAGTCATGTAACAGATTTGTTTCAAagataaaatgtaatgaattgctaattattacatttgaaataaaaaaaatgtaaagcctctacaaatattagaaattgtgaatataaataattgggaatcatgtaaaaaaaaaaaaataaaaaatacatttcacattgcacatttcattgatttattataacatttatgtagTTTTGTTCGCTTGGCTGTTTCCTTATAAAAGTTCAAAAAATTTGTCAAGtttttcatcacattttttttttttttattatattaaaattatattatcattaacaactagaataACTTAAGAGGTATCATCTAGCCTACTTGATTATGATACTAAACTTACCTTGAATTGAATCTTGTCAGTAAGTGAAACAAAcagattaatttgtaattaggtcaaatggacaccagcttggtcaggctgggagaccagctaaaaccagctactgccagcttaaccagctaaaaccagcctggccaggctgggagaccagctaaaaccagctaaaaccagcctggccaggctgggagaccagctaagaccagctacttccagctatgaccagctacttccagccatgaccagctacttccagccatttccatcttaaaccagcctggccaggctgggagaccagctaagaccagctacttccagctaagaccagctacttccatcttaaaccagcctggccaggctgggagaccagcttcttccagctaaaaccagcctggctgggagaccagcttgaccagcttggccaggctgggagaccagctacttccagcttaaaccagctaaaaccagccaaccagcttaagctggtttttttttagcagggaaCGAGGAGAAGAAAAGAAGAGACGACTGATTCTTGTGGGCCAGCCAGCAACTGGCATCTTTGTTTTTGCTTTCTctcgttctttttttttttttttttgaaagttgtTGTCCATTATGTCAAATTGTTACTTGGTTGATAACTTTGTCAATGTCGTTATACGTTGATGAGTGAATAAACAGACTTGAATAGTGACATCGTTTACTCATTCTTTTTATGTTACACAATCTCTCCTTTCTCGAGCCACTTTAATGAGAGGTTGTAACATAAATTGGTAATTTGACTGCGTTGAAGGGATGAAGTTAGTTAACACTCCGGTTAGAGTAATCCAGCTAGCCGTGTTCAGCGCCGGACCTTCCATTGGAttactattcatttttttagtctgttttagtttatttttttttggaggtACTCCGGGGAGGAGATCATTTACCTCTTAACTGGTAACCTTCTGAAGACTAGTGTGACGGAGCGGTACAATTATGAAAACCAACCTTTTACCAGTAAGAAATCCGACTACGCCACCCTAGAAATTAGCTCTAGGGAACAATACTCAAAACCCAAAAATGGAGTAATTAAGCACACAGGTTCGGTTCCCTCATATAAGTAGGCAAGAGACGTGGgtataatatacaaatacaaatgtttattaatacaagaatgttttaaaatagacaCTAAAATGTCAGAGGAACAACAGGAGATCCCACTTTAGATGGAAGaaaatgaaattacaaaaagaatgaatgtaGGTAATGACacaaaatcaactttaaatatgaaaacaaaataaatactagCAGGGCTGAGGCTCCCAACGGCAGGAAACAAAATGGAGTCTGGTTTTACAAGGGCACActttcatgcacacacacacacacacaccaaggTGCACTCAGATCACACTACCACACACTCAAAGTGGTACACAGCACGCAATAAAGAAGAACCACCACCACAAGGAGGAAGATCCGTTCACCCGTGGGACCCCAGCTCCTgcaataaaccaaaaataaatgaataaactaacaaacaaaaaaacaattaacttAAAGCAAAATACAACAAACATCAGTTAACTAATAAAGCAACTCCAAACAAGGGTGGGTATCAGTACCacataaaactgaaagaaaacattgggaaaatcaaataaattcaaacaaaattacaaagcaACTTGAGGTCAGATGTAAACAGCATACAAATCAAGTTGCATTAATAAAGGagaaataacatacaaaacaaacaaacaaacacatacacatacatatatatacatatgtatatatatatatatatatatatatatatatatatatatatatatatatatatatatatatatatatatatatatatatatatatatgtacaataACCAAAAAGAAAAGGCAAAACAAACTTTACTCCCacaaaattaaagaaaagataacgaaaaagaaaaattggtcAAAAGGAAATAAGGGACAAGACAAAGCAGTTATTTTCTCTCAATAAAATGAGATCGTCATATTCGCCATGTTGATGCACAAACAGGAAACAGGGCACTAAACACAATAGGAACCAGACGAACAGTCCCCTTTCAACAACGATGATGGCGTCTGCACGACAGTGTAAACAGCAAAACCGTAGGATTGGGAGCAGAACGTTAGCAGCGCAAAGCGGGAGACAGcagtaaatacaatataaaacgAGAGAACGAGAGGGAGAATCCTATAACGAACACAAAGAGAGACGTTACGAATCCTCATACTTTTCCTTCATGagttataattacatttaaaacacttaCCATCAAGGTATCATGCcaaatagaaaatgtacaagCACAGGTCTATAAATCATGCCCACCGATAGCACCCTGGGGTACAGGAAATCGTACCTATTCAGCATGTAACAGCTGTTAACAGCACATGGACAGTAGCACAATACAACAAGCTTATACAGATACACATACTCATACCTGAGGCAAACAGTCATTAGATCCACTAAGCAGCTCCGACAACACACTGACACCAGGCCAAAACGACACTATAATTTCCGGGAAAAACGCTTTAAAAGACCAACCAGTTTTAAAATAACCGCCTGTTACAGCACAGCGCGCTTACCTGTAACCACCGTAAACACGGGCACAAAGGGGAAAGTCGGACGTGACGCATCACGGGCAACAACCAATCAGCCCTTATATTGAGGATACTAATCGCTGATAGGTAAATCCGGCTGTCAGTCACCTAATTTCATTACACTAGGAAGGCTGTAGTTAGTGTGTGGGTTGGAAGCAGTGGCGGTTTTAGGCATGGGCGAACGGGGCGGCATTTTTTCATGACACGTGGGGGGCGGCACACGAacttggaggaaaaaaaaataatctgtgCCGCTAAGCGGTTTTCTATTGTCTATGATACCTGTGCCGCCCCTGCTGCTGAAGGAGCCGCACAGAAGCTGAGCGAgcggagaggagaggagaggagatgaGGGGAGGGCGCAGAGTACAGTTCACCTCTCCCAAATGAAGCGGACAAGGAGGTGGGCTAAACTATGTCAGTGACACCTGACGTTATTACAAATAACgcacatttcattcaaaatattactttgaaaaaaaaaaaaaaaaaaaaaaaaaaaaaaaaaaagagagagaaagaaaattataaacacagacCAATAAgttgcactttttttatttatttaattgtgtgaaattgctaataaaaataGGTAATAAAAAACGATTATGATGTGGAGGTGAATTGGTTTAGTCTTGACTTCTGGTCGTGAGTGACAGCGTTGGGG
Protein-coding sequences here:
- the LOC127157501 gene encoding CMRF35-like molecule 1; its protein translation is MKIIWIFTLLMIPGVVSSSSWTGYSRGEASYSCSYVSWYTANEKYFCRGQWSECTDKIRTNIKNKWVHSGRFSLHDDTRAAVFTVKIRDLSEQDSDIYYFGIDMYAIADSYCEVNLNVITDVSSISLTSSPAQIKAPGQSVRLSCQISGYALTDYGTAWFRQTPGKTKEWIGVIWGRGSIDFGNSFRSRFTIWRDTGRNELYLDISSLQTEDTAVYFCARTHHSDSVQCEKLTKTDLQFINTVRNTQYMTCFMFRIIFRHITTY